CCACACTCGCTTATCAACAATTGCAATGGCACCAACCCTACTTTTTAATGCGCTGAGACAAGCAACCGATGAAGAAATGGCTCGTGACCCCTCCGTGTTTGTGTTGGGAGAAGATGTGGGTCACTATGGTGGTTCCTACAAAGTCACGAAAGACCTTTATCAAAAATATGGAGATTTACGGGTTTTAGACACTCCCATTGCAGAAAATAGTTTTACCGGAATGGCCGTTGGCGCTGCAATGACGGGGTTACGACCGATTATTGAAGGGATGAACATGGGATTTTTGTTACTCGCCTTCAACCAAATTGCTAATAACGGGGGAATGCTGCGCTATACCTCTGGAGGCAATTTTAAAATGCCTTTGGTCATTCGTGGCCCTGGGGGTGTAGGCCGTCAATTGGGTGCGGAACATTCTCAACGGTTAGAATCTTATTTTCAATCGGTTCCGGGGTTAAAAATGGTCGCTTGTTCGACTCCTTATAACGCAAAAGGGTTACTGAAAGCGGCGATTAGAGATGATAATCCGGTTTTATTTTTTGAGCACGTTTTATTATATAACCTCAAAGAAGATATCCCCGACGAAGAATATATTGTTCCGATTGATAAAGCGGAAGTGGTTAGACGCGGAAAAGATGTGACGATTTTGACCTATTCTCGGATGCGTCATCATGTGATGCAAGCGGTTCCGACTTTGGTGAAACAGGGTTATGATCCTGAAGTGATTGATTTAATTTCTCTCAAACCCTTAGATTTTGACACGATTGGTGAATCCATCCGCAAAACCCATCGCGTGATTATCGTTGAAGAATGTATGAAAACCGGGGGACTGGGAGCAGAAATTACCGCTTCAATTAATGATCGTCTTTTTGATGAACTGGATGCACCTGTATTACGATTAGCATCTCAAGATATTCCCACACCTTACAATGGAGCTTTAGAACGACTCACGATTGTTCAACCGGAGCAAATTGTTGAGGGGGTTCAGAAGATTTTGAGTAAGAAATTTTAATCAGCTTTTTCAGTTATCAGTCATCAGTTATCAGTGAAAGAGTTAATAGTTAATAGTTGTCAACTGTTAACTCAAGGTTAAAAAATGATGACTGATAGACGGGTAGAAAAACCCCTGATATCCGGGTAGGGAAACCCTGCCCCTACGACTGAATATATGGGCGGGAAAACCCCGCCCCTACTGATAAATAATCCCTATGCGAAAACAACGTTCTGTTTTAATTCTGATTTTGGTGGTGATTATCGCCTCCATTGTTGTCCTTGTTAATGTTCCTTTACGATTAGGTTTAGACTTACGGGGAGGTTCTCAACTTACCATTCAATTGAAGCCTTCAGAAGCGGTTCCAATCATTGATGAACGGGTTCTAACGTCCGTTCAAAGTGTGATTGAAAACCGGGTGAATGAATTGGGGGTATCGGAAGCCTTAGTGCAAACGGTCGGACAAAATCAAATTGTTGTGCAGTTACCGGGAGTAAATAACCCGGAAGAAGCAGAGCGAGTCTTAGGAGGAACAGCACAGTTAGACTTCCGAGAACAAAAATCGGGAACGGAACAACAACTTCCGGTGGAATTACAAGTTCAACAAGGAATTAAACAACAAATTAAAGAAGCTAAAAAAAAGGGAGATTCCCCAGCTTTAGCTAAAGCGATTGAATCTTTGAATAAGAGTAATGAAGCGATCGCCCAACTCTATAATAGCCCTGTTTTAAGAGGACAAGATTTAAAAGATGCCTATCCTGAACCTGTAAAGGGAGGAGGGAACTGGAATATTGGTTTAGTCTTTAGTTCTGAAGGGGGCGAAAAGTTCGCAGAACTCACTAAAAAGTTAGCGGGAACTGGGCGAACAATTGGGATTTTTCTCGATAATGATTTATTAAGCTCTCCGTCGGTTCCTGTGGATTTTGCCGATACCGGAATTACAGGAGGTCGAGCCGTTATTACAGGACGATTTACCGCCGAAGAAGCTAATGCTTTAGCGGTACAATTGCGAGGTGGGGCTTTACCTGTTCCCGTAGAAATTGTGGAAAATCGCACCGTTGGGGCTACCTTGGGGCGGGATAGTATTAACAAGAGTGTTTATGCTGGGGTAACGGGTTTAATTTTAGTCCTGATTTTCATGATTGTTTATTATCGATTACCCGGATTAATAGCGGATTTTTCGTTATTAATTTATGCCCTATTAAGTTTAGCCCTATTTGATTTATTGGGTGTGACTTTAACGTTACCGGGAATTGCAGGTTTTATTCTCAGTAT
This genomic stretch from Planktothrix tepida PCC 9214 harbors:
- a CDS encoding alpha-ketoacid dehydrogenase subunit beta, whose product is MAPTLLFNALRQATDEEMARDPSVFVLGEDVGHYGGSYKVTKDLYQKYGDLRVLDTPIAENSFTGMAVGAAMTGLRPIIEGMNMGFLLLAFNQIANNGGMLRYTSGGNFKMPLVIRGPGGVGRQLGAEHSQRLESYFQSVPGLKMVACSTPYNAKGLLKAAIRDDNPVLFFEHVLLYNLKEDIPDEEYIVPIDKAEVVRRGKDVTILTYSRMRHHVMQAVPTLVKQGYDPEVIDLISLKPLDFDTIGESIRKTHRVIIVEECMKTGGLGAEITASINDRLFDELDAPVLRLASQDIPTPYNGALERLTIVQPEQIVEGVQKILSKKF
- the secD gene encoding protein translocase subunit SecD, with translation MRKQRSVLILILVVIIASIVVLVNVPLRLGLDLRGGSQLTIQLKPSEAVPIIDERVLTSVQSVIENRVNELGVSEALVQTVGQNQIVVQLPGVNNPEEAERVLGGTAQLDFREQKSGTEQQLPVELQVQQGIKQQIKEAKKKGDSPALAKAIESLNKSNEAIAQLYNSPVLRGQDLKDAYPEPVKGGGNWNIGLVFSSEGGEKFAELTKKLAGTGRTIGIFLDNDLLSSPSVPVDFADTGITGGRAVITGRFTAEEANALAVQLRGGALPVPVEIVENRTVGATLGRDSINKSVYAGVTGLILVLIFMIVYYRLPGLIADFSLLIYALLSLALFDLLGVTLTLPGIAGFILSIGMAVDANVLIFERTREELKAGKSLYRSVESGFYRAFSSILDGNVTTVIACVALFWLGTGLVKGFALTLGLGVAVSMFTAITCSRSFLFLVLDFPELRKPELFCPNVKKSFANNQ